Part of the Tepidibacillus fermentans genome, AGCATCATGGGTTGTTGATCAGCCAAACGTAAACGAATAAATTTATATACAATATCCCCAATAGAAATATTCATCTTTTTTGCTATTTTGGCATCGCTTTCAATTACTTCAAACTTAATCACTCTTGAAGTAGGAGTTTTCCCTAGCTTTTTCATTTCTTCAGTAAAACTATAAAAATGTAATAAATCTTGTTTAAATTCCTTTGGAGAAACAAAGGTTCCTTTACCATGTTGTTTATATAAATAACCTTCCTTTTCTAACTCTTGAATAGCTTGTCTTACAGTAGCACGACTAATATCATACTTTTCACAAAGTTCTCGTTCAGAAGGTATTTGATCATTTTCTCTAAGTTTTCCACTTTCTATTTCATCAATAATAATTTCCATTAACTGGTAGTAAAGTGGTATTCTGCTTTCCTTGTCTATGACTTTCATCATCTATCACTTTTCCTTAT contains:
- a CDS encoding GntR family transcriptional regulator is translated as MMKVIDKESRIPLYYQLMEIIIDEIESGKLRENDQIPSERELCEKYDISRATVRQAIQELEKEGYLYKQHGKGTFVSPKEFKQDLLHFYSFTEEMKKLGKTPTSRVIKFEVIESDAKIAKKMNISIGDIVYKFIRLRLADQQPMMLETTYLPYQRFPNVKQSDLEQKALYDILTERFNVSFIKAEESFQSVNTRKHEAQLLEYEENRPSMMIERTTFDKIGIIEYTVGIARGDRFKYRVVLNI